From Amphritea atlantica, a single genomic window includes:
- the mreD gene encoding rod shape-determining protein MreD → MNSQRGGGSIILATFLLGYMLSQMPLPQFAEWFRPEWVAMILIYWVMALPERIGLGTAALVGLGLDLIKGSPMGLNMLSLLIIAYLTLLLYKRLRMFPLVQQAVMVMVLVGINQLIFNWIHSLMGTRSDSLIFLLPALMSAALWPWLFIILRGLRRTFRVS, encoded by the coding sequence CGGAGGGTCGATCATCCTGGCCACTTTCCTGCTGGGATATATGCTCAGCCAGATGCCTCTGCCACAGTTTGCTGAGTGGTTCAGGCCTGAGTGGGTGGCTATGATTCTGATCTACTGGGTGATGGCGCTGCCGGAACGGATCGGTCTGGGGACCGCTGCGCTGGTGGGCCTGGGACTTGATCTGATTAAAGGCAGTCCGATGGGGCTGAATATGCTGTCACTGCTGATCATTGCCTATCTGACATTGCTGCTCTACAAACGGCTGCGGATGTTTCCGCTGGTGCAGCAGGCCGTCATGGTGATGGTGCTGGTGGGAATCAATCAGCTGATCTTTAACTGGATACACAGTCTGATGGGAACCCGCAGTGACAGCCTGATCTTTCTGCTGCCAGCGTTGATGAGTGCTGCTCTGTGGCCCTGGTTGTTTATTATCCTGAGAGGGCTGCGCCGGACTTTCAGGGTGTCCTGA